In one Miscanthus floridulus cultivar M001 unplaced genomic scaffold, ASM1932011v1 os_2694_1, whole genome shotgun sequence genomic region, the following are encoded:
- the LOC136535319 gene encoding leucine-rich repeat receptor-like protein kinase TDR codes for MAATTDTSSWPPPLVLPLHGNLLLLLPLLAITTAASSAPLPLLALLSLKSSLHDPSSALRPWTYASAGATRSLAPPWCAWTGVSCDPATGDIAGLDLSRRNLSGTFSATAARLLAPTLTSLNLSANAFAGEFPAAAVFQLRRLESLDVSHNFFNGTFPDGVAALGGSLAVLDAYSNCFVGPLPRGLGELRRLQRLNLGGSFFNGSVPPEIGQLRSLRFLHLAGNALTGRLPAELGALASLEQLEIGYNAYDGGVPAELGNLTRLQYLDIAVANLSGPLPPELGDLARLEKLFLFKNLLAGAIPPRWSRLRALQALDLSDNLLASAIPAGLGELANLTMLNLMSNFLSGTIPAAIGALPSLEVLQLWNNSLTGRLPESLGASGQLVRVDVSTNSLSGPIPPGMCTGNRLARLILFDNRFDSAIPASLATCSSLWRVRLESNRLSGEIPVGFGAIRNLTYLDLSSNSLTGGIPSDLVASPSLEYINISGNPIGGALPNVSWQAPNLQVFAASKCALGGEVPAFGTTGCSNLYRLELAGNDLTGAIPSDISTCKRLVILRLQHNQLTGEIPAELAALPSITEIDLSWNELTGVVPPGFTNCTTLETFDVSFNHLVTAGSPSASSPGAGAVTSARRTAAMWVSAVAVAFAGMAMLAVTARWLQWREDGTDTPGRGSGGGARARPNVVVGPWGMTAFQRLDFTADDVARCVEGSDGIIGAGSSGTVYRAKMPNGEVIAVKKLWRQPSAQKEGGAPAAEPPKRRKETADANGNGGNRSMLAEVEVLGHLRHRNIVRLLGWCTDGEATLLLYEYMPNGSLDDLLHGAAGRAGLDWDARHRIAVGVAQGVSYLHHDCVPAVAHRDLKPSNILLDADMEARVADFGVAKALHGAAPMSVIAGSYGYIAPEYTYTLEVDEKSDVYSFGVVLLEILTGRRSVEAEYGEGSNIVDWVRRKVAAATAGDVMDAAAWAADQQAGGKAARDEMALALRVALLCTSRCPQERPPMRDVVSMLQEARRGRKLLPKKQQAQPKIN; via the exons ATGGCCGCCACCACGGACACCTCCTCCTGGCCGCCGCCGTTAGTGCTCCCTCTCCACGGCAACCTCCTGCTCCTGCTGCCTCTCCTGGCCATCACCACCGCCGCGTCCTCAGCTCCACTGCCCCTCCTCGCGCTGCTCTCCCTCAAGTCCTCCCTACACGACCCGTCCAGCGCGCTCCGCCCCTGGACGTACGCGTCCGCGGGCGCGACGCGTTCTCTGGCGCCGCCGTGGTGCGCGTGGACGGGCGTGTCCTGCGACCCGGCCACGGGGGACATCGCCGGGCTCGACCTCTCCCGGCGCAACCTCTCCGGCACATTCTCCGCCACCGCGGCCAGGCTGCTGGCGCCTACGCTGACGTCGCTCAACCTCAGCGCGAACGCGTTCGCGGGGGAGTTCCCGGCCGCGGCGGTGTTCCAGCTCCGGCGGCTGGAGTCGCTCGACGTCAGCCACAACTTCTTCAACGGCACGTTCCCCGACGGCGTCGCGGCGCTCGGCGGCTCGCTCGCCGTGCTCGATGCCTACAGCAACTGCTTCGTCGGCCCGCTGCCGCGCGGCCTCGGCGAGCTGCGTCGGCTCCAGCGGCTCAACCTCGGCGGCAGCTTCTTCAACGGGAGCGTCCCGCCTGAGATCGGGCAGCTCCGCTCGCTGCGGTTCCTGCACCTCGCCGGGAACGCGCTAACCGGGCGGCTCCCGGCGGAGCTCGGCGCCCTCGCGTCGCTCGAGCAGCTCGAGATCGGGTACAATGCCTACGACGGCGGCGTTCCCGCGGAGCTCGGCAACCTGACGCGGCTCCAGTACCTCGACATCGCCGTCGCCAACCTGTCCGGTCCGCTGCCGCCGGAGCTCGGCGATCTCGCGCGGCTCGAGAAGCTGTTCCTGTTCAAGAACCTGCTCGCCGGTGCCATACCGCCGCGGTGGTCCCGCCTCCGAGCGCTGCAGGCTCTCGATCTGTCCGACAACCTGCTCGCCAGCGCCATCCCGGCGGGGCTCGGTGAACTCGCCAACCTCACGATGCTGAACCTCATGAGCAACTTCCTTTCCGGCACGATCCCGGCGGCGATCGGCGCGCTGCCGAGccttgaggtgctgcagctctggAACAACTCGCTCACCGGACGGCTGCCGGAGTCGCTGGGCGCGAGCGGGCAGCTCGTCCGGGTGGACGTGTCGACCAACTCCCTGTCCGGCCCGATTCCTCCCGGGATGTGCACCGGCAACCGTCTCGCCCGCCTCATCCTCTTCGACAACCGCTTCGACTCGGCCATCCCGGCGAGCCTCGCCACCTGCTCGTCGCTCTGGCGAGTCCGGCTGGAATCCAACCGCCTGTCCGGCGAGATCCCGGTCGGGTTCGGCGCGATCCGCAATCTGACATACCTGGACCTGAGCTCCAACTCGCTCACCGGCGGCATTCCTTCTGATCTCGTGGCTTCTCCGAGCCTCGAGTACATCAACATCTCCGGCAACCCCATCGGCGGCGCGCTCCCGAACGTGTCGTGGCAGGCGCCGAACCTGCAGGTGTTCGCGGCGAGCAAGTGCGCCCTGGGCGGCGAGGTCCCGGCGTTTGGTACCACGGGGTGTTCGAACCTGTACCGATTGGAGTTGGCAGGGAATGACCTCACCGGTGCAATCCCCAGTGACATCAGCACCTGCAAGCGGCTGGTGATCTTGAGGCTGCAGCACAATCAGCTCACCGGCGAGATCCCGGCAGAGCTCGCCGCCTTGCCGTCCATCACCGAGATCGACCTGTCCTGGAACGAGCTCACCGGCGTCGTCCCGCCGGGCTTCACCAACTGCACCACGCTGGAGACCTTCGACGTGTCCTTCAACCATTTGGTGACCGCTGGCTCGCCGTCGGCGTCGTCACCAGGCGCCGGCGCGGTGACCTCCGCTCGGCGCACCGCGGCGATGTGGGTTTCCGCTGTGGCGGTGGCCTTTGCGGGGATGGCGATGCTCGCCGTCACCGCTCGCTGGCTGCAGTGGCGCGAGGACGGCACCGACACACCGGGCCGCGGTAGCGGGGGCGGCGCACGCGCACGACCCAACGTGGTCGTCGGGCCGTGGGGGATGACCGCGTTCCAGAGGCTCGACTTCACCGCCGACGACGTGGCGCGGTGCGTCGAGGGGAGCGACGGCATCATCGGCGCCGGGTCGTCCGGGACGGTGTACCGCGCAAAGATGCCCAACGGCGAGGTCATCGCGGTGAAGAAGTTGTGGCGCCAACCGTCGGCGCAGAAGGAGGGAGGCGCTCCGGCGGCGGAGCCACCGAAGCGGCGGAAGGAGACAGCTGACGCGAACGGCAACGGCGGCAACAGGAGCATGCTCGCCGAGGTGGAGGTGCTGGGGCACCTCCGGCACCGCAACATCGTCCGGCTGCTGGGGTGGTGCACCGACGGCGAGGCGACGCTGCTGCTCTACGAGTACATGCCCAACGGCAGCCTGGACGACCTCCTGCACGGCGCCGCGGGCAGGGCGGGGCTGGACTGGGACGCGCGGCACCGGATCGCCGTGGGCGTGGCGCAGGGCGTGAGTTACCTGCACCACGACTGCGTGCCGGCGGTCGCGCACCGCGACCTCAAGCCCAGCAACATCCTGCTCGACGCCGACATGGAGGCGCGCGTGGCCGACTTCGGCGTTGCCAAGGCGCTCCACGGCGCCGCGCCCATGTCCGTCATCGCCGGCTCCTACGGCTATATCGCACCAG AGTACACGTACACTCTGGAAGTAGACGAGAAgagcgacgtgtacagcttcggcgtgGTGCTCCTGGAGATCCTGACCGGCCGGAGGTCCGTGGAGGCGGAGTACGGCGAGGGGAGCAACATCGTGGACTGGGTGAGGCGCAAGGTCGCGGCCGCCACCGCCGGCGACGTGATGGACGCGGCGGCGTGGGCGGCGGACCAGCAGGCCGGCGGCAAGGCGGCGCGGGACGAGATGGCGCTGGCGCTGCGGGTGGCGCTGCTCTGCACCAGCCGGTGCCCGCAGGAGCGCCCGCCGATGAGGGACGTCGTGTCCATGTTGCAGGAGGCCAGGCGCGGCCGGAAGCTCCTGCCCAAGAAGCAGCAAGCGCAACCAAAGATTAATTAG